From Meiothermus sp., a single genomic window includes:
- a CDS encoding fibronectin type III domain-containing protein codes for MSVVTPNGSVIQAAMEKERWAPGPVLGWWFFSTPPLPGTYRLEASLPGNLYLSKEMPLNPENLLPLVANPSLIFDQSQMVVRWQPSSGARSYYVELWEVDTEGNLTSQYPLLYTTGLELHFVTVDLGLQPGKRYQARVFAYSADLTDRLHLPDALSSPFNISSTWTEARVLAP; via the coding sequence GTGAGCGTGGTGACTCCCAATGGTTCGGTAATTCAGGCGGCAATGGAAAAGGAGCGGTGGGCGCCAGGGCCGGTCTTGGGGTGGTGGTTTTTTTCGACCCCTCCTCTACCGGGCACCTACCGGCTCGAGGCCTCTTTGCCTGGGAACCTATACCTATCCAAGGAGATGCCCCTCAACCCCGAAAATCTGCTGCCCCTGGTAGCGAACCCCTCCTTGATCTTTGACCAATCTCAGATGGTCGTTCGCTGGCAGCCCTCGAGTGGAGCCAGAAGCTACTATGTGGAGCTTTGGGAGGTAGACACCGAAGGGAATCTTACCTCCCAATATCCCCTTCTTTACACCACTGGCCTCGAGTTGCACTTTGTAACGGTCGACTTGGGCCTGCAGCCCGGCAAACGCTACCAGGCTAGGGTTTTTGCCTACAGCGCCGATCTAACCGATCGTCTGCATCTTCCCGATGCCCTTTCCTCTCCGTTCAACATCTCCTCAACCTGGACGGAGGCCCGGGTATTGGCTCCTTAG
- a CDS encoding isocitrate/isopropylmalate dehydrogenase family protein, protein MSKSYKICLIEGDGIGHEVIPAARLVLEATGLRLEFVEAQAGWETFERIGISVPEATLEAVTHTDATLFGAATSPTQKVPGFFGAIRYMRRKLDLFANVRPAKHHPVPGSRPGVDLVVVRENTEGLYVEQERSYLDGEIAIADTVITRRASARIGEYAARLAMSRPRKQLHVAHKANVLPMTQGLFMNTVLAEAARFPEVKTQDIIIDNCAMQLVRNPERFDVIVTTNLFGDIISDLTAGLVGGLGIAASGNIGTKHAVFEPVHGSAPDIAGKGIANPAATILSAVMMLEHLGELETARRVEAAVDRVLEQGPRTPDLGGNATTMQFAEAVARAL, encoded by the coding sequence GTGAGCAAAAGCTACAAGATTTGTCTGATTGAAGGCGATGGCATCGGTCATGAAGTAATTCCGGCGGCCCGGCTGGTGCTCGAGGCCACCGGGCTCAGGCTCGAGTTCGTGGAGGCCCAGGCCGGTTGGGAGACCTTCGAGCGAATAGGTATCTCGGTGCCCGAGGCCACTCTCGAGGCCGTTACGCATACCGACGCCACCCTGTTTGGCGCGGCCACCAGCCCCACCCAGAAGGTGCCGGGCTTTTTTGGAGCTATTCGCTATATGCGCCGCAAGCTCGACCTGTTCGCCAACGTGCGACCGGCCAAACACCACCCCGTGCCGGGCTCGAGGCCGGGGGTAGACCTGGTGGTGGTGCGCGAGAACACCGAAGGGCTGTATGTGGAGCAAGAACGCAGCTACCTCGACGGCGAAATCGCCATTGCCGACACCGTTATTACCCGCCGCGCCAGTGCCCGCATCGGCGAGTACGCCGCCCGGCTGGCCATGAGCCGCCCACGTAAGCAGCTTCATGTAGCCCACAAGGCCAACGTGCTGCCCATGACCCAGGGTCTGTTCATGAACACCGTACTGGCCGAGGCCGCCCGTTTCCCCGAGGTCAAAACCCAGGACATCATCATCGACAACTGCGCCATGCAGCTTGTGCGCAACCCCGAGCGCTTCGACGTGATCGTGACCACCAACCTGTTTGGCGACATCATCTCCGACCTCACCGCCGGGCTGGTAGGCGGGCTGGGCATTGCCGCCAGCGGCAACATCGGCACCAAGCACGCGGTGTTCGAGCCGGTGCATGGCAGCGCCCCCGACATCGCCGGGAAGGGCATTGCCAACCCAGCCGCCACCATCTTGTCGGCGGTGATGATGCTAGAACACCTGGGCGAGCTCGAGACCGCCCGCCGGGTGGAAGCCGCGGTAGACCGGGTGTTGGAGCAAGGCCCCCGCACCCCCGACCTAGGCGGCAATGCCACCACCATGCAGTTTGCCGAGGCAGTGGCCCGGGCTTTATGA
- a CDS encoding DUF5317 domain-containing protein: MAFATSRGLIAPEIAGPTAKTLVLLLVGYGLWANSHLRGLWFVGLGLFCNALVIFANRGHMPVSAEALHKVGMESYIPKLQQQYDAVHTLMNESSRLWFLADVIPVRILGYTNVISLGDVYLMLGIILTILGGALEAKRQREQALDIDWEF, encoded by the coding sequence CTGGCCTTTGCCACCTCGCGCGGCCTGATCGCCCCCGAAATTGCCGGCCCCACCGCCAAAACGCTGGTGCTGCTGCTGGTGGGGTATGGCTTGTGGGCCAATAGCCACCTGCGCGGGCTGTGGTTTGTGGGGCTGGGGCTCTTTTGCAACGCGCTGGTGATTTTTGCCAACCGGGGGCACATGCCCGTGAGCGCCGAGGCCCTACACAAGGTGGGGATGGAGTCTTACATCCCCAAACTCCAGCAGCAGTACGACGCCGTGCATACCCTGATGAACGAGTCTTCCCGGCTGTGGTTTCTGGCCGATGTAATTCCGGTGCGCATTCTGGGCTATACCAACGTGATTAGCCTGGGGGATGTGTACTTGATGCTGGGGATTATCCTGACCATCCTGGGCGGGGCGCTGGAGGCCAAGCGCCAACGAGAACAAGCGTTGGATATAGATTGGGAGTTTTGA
- a CDS encoding type 4a pilus biogenesis protein PilO: MGQREWAIVAMVAALLLGLMWYFLVTQPLQSRIPEIQAEVDRLTVERDRGRAAQRALPQLRETIARLDAERQQFLRELPPTEQLGRVLSSLAQTARESGVVLRTLSRGPGDNQGVANVRATNLALQVESPFPELYVFLRNLEGFQRFATVSGLNLTLSGSGPAATEAQATNPTIATSLTMTVYTYTGQGQPAQGGQPGQPAQPGGRP, translated from the coding sequence ATGGGCCAGCGCGAGTGGGCCATCGTCGCCATGGTGGCGGCCTTGTTGCTGGGCCTAATGTGGTACTTCCTGGTAACCCAGCCCCTACAAAGCCGCATCCCGGAGATCCAGGCCGAGGTAGACCGTCTGACGGTGGAGCGCGACCGGGGCCGCGCCGCCCAACGCGCTTTGCCCCAGTTGCGCGAAACCATCGCCCGCCTGGATGCCGAGCGTCAGCAGTTCCTGCGAGAGCTGCCGCCTACCGAGCAGCTAGGCCGGGTGCTGAGCTCCCTGGCCCAGACCGCCCGTGAGAGCGGGGTGGTCTTGCGCACCCTCAGCCGCGGCCCAGGCGACAACCAGGGTGTGGCCAACGTGCGGGCCACCAACCTGGCCTTGCAGGTAGAGTCTCCCTTCCCCGAGCTGTACGTGTTCTTGCGCAACCTCGAGGGCTTCCAGCGCTTCGCCACGGTCTCTGGCCTGAACCTGACCCTTAGTGGCAGTGGGCCTGCCGCCACTGAGGCCCAGGCCACCAACCCCACCATCGCTACCAGCCTGACCATGACGGTTTATACCTACACCGGGCAGGGCCAGCCGGCCCAAGGTGGACAGCCCGGTCAGCCAGCACAGCCTGGAGGTCGGCCATGA
- a CDS encoding type II secretion system protein GspD codes for MKRFFALLVVLSLALAQGTLPRDARFDQPVSNIGTNLPLPTLLDALARSVGLSPILRDVPNVNVSADIDRKPFRQVWDLLISTYGDGRITYALLDNNVIVVGPKEVVDRARGQSAQPTPQPSEPTVREFYQVRSGDPAALATFVQQEVPGVTVRAVPGQNVLSISGSSRAVSEALNFLQRIDVPKAAAAAVPVVQKTFALSHARATELADVLGKAIAAQAQGQTQGQGQAQAQGQAPAAPPAAPQVTVVAEPRTNTVIVTGSADQIALAERLIPSLDRPVQQVQLQIRVQAVSGEVIRNLGIKWETVSGGNLVASFLSTGLNLIFDATRSLASLNIRAVLDALEKQQLSRRLSDANVLVEDNYGADTTDLRATGAKGAEIKVGGRLLIPITIGDQVTVREFDYGLLVRVRPQITADGNILLEVFTQTGGDPADGPAGSIRIPQQTTLSKLRIRDGQTVVLGGLVQKVTDTSESKVPLLGDIPLLGELFKQRTSSIKDDELIVIITGNIVKDAAQR; via the coding sequence ATGAAGCGTTTTTTTGCCCTTCTGGTGGTGTTGAGTCTGGCGCTGGCCCAGGGTACTTTGCCCAGGGATGCGCGCTTCGACCAACCCGTAAGCAACATCGGCACCAACCTCCCCTTGCCCACCCTGCTCGATGCCCTGGCCCGCAGCGTGGGACTCTCCCCCATCCTGCGCGATGTGCCCAACGTTAACGTCAGCGCGGACATCGACCGCAAGCCCTTCCGTCAGGTCTGGGATCTGCTGATCAGCACCTATGGCGACGGGCGCATCACCTATGCCCTCCTGGACAACAACGTGATTGTGGTGGGGCCCAAGGAAGTGGTGGATCGGGCCCGTGGACAATCTGCCCAGCCCACCCCCCAGCCCAGCGAACCCACGGTGCGTGAGTTCTATCAGGTGCGCTCGGGCGACCCGGCAGCGCTGGCCACCTTTGTGCAGCAAGAAGTGCCCGGCGTTACGGTGCGCGCGGTGCCGGGACAGAATGTGCTCTCCATCAGTGGCTCGTCTCGTGCGGTGAGCGAAGCCCTCAACTTCCTGCAGCGCATTGATGTGCCCAAGGCCGCCGCGGCCGCTGTTCCGGTGGTACAAAAAACCTTCGCCCTTTCGCATGCCCGCGCCACCGAGCTGGCCGATGTGCTGGGCAAGGCCATTGCGGCCCAGGCGCAGGGCCAAACTCAGGGCCAAGGCCAGGCCCAAGCCCAGGGTCAGGCCCCTGCTGCCCCCCCTGCCGCACCCCAGGTGACCGTGGTGGCCGAACCCCGTACCAATACCGTTATCGTGACGGGTTCGGCCGATCAGATTGCCCTGGCCGAGCGCCTGATTCCCTCCCTGGATCGCCCGGTACAGCAAGTACAACTGCAGATTCGGGTTCAGGCTGTGTCGGGTGAGGTCATTAGGAACCTAGGCATCAAATGGGAGACCGTTTCGGGCGGCAACTTGGTAGCCAGCTTCCTCTCCACCGGCCTCAACCTGATTTTTGACGCTACCCGCAGCCTGGCCTCGCTCAACATCCGGGCGGTGCTGGATGCGCTGGAAAAACAACAGCTTTCCCGTCGCTTGAGCGATGCCAACGTACTGGTAGAAGACAACTACGGCGCTGATACCACCGATCTGCGGGCTACAGGGGCCAAGGGCGCAGAAATCAAGGTGGGCGGGCGCTTGCTCATCCCCATTACCATTGGTGATCAGGTCACGGTACGGGAGTTCGATTATGGTCTGCTGGTACGGGTACGCCCTCAGATCACGGCCGATGGCAACATTTTGCTCGAGGTCTTCACCCAGACCGGCGGCGACCCCGCCGACGGCCCTGCCGGTAGCATCCGTATCCCTCAACAGACCACCCTCTCCAAGCTGCGCATCCGCGATGGCCAGACGGTGGTGCTGGGCGGCCTGGTACAAAAAGTTACCGATACCTCTGAGAGCAAGGTGCCTCTTCTGGGCGATATTCCCTTGCTGGGAGAGCTCTTCAAACAACGCACCTCCTCCATCAAGGACGATGAGCTGATCGTGATTATTACCGGCAACATCGTCAAAGATGCTGCGCAACGCTGA
- a CDS encoding helix-turn-helix domain-containing protein — MERKELLTVEGIRKEYGIGRETAYRLMKRLPHIKVGQVMMMRRSDLEAYLAEAARWRRDIRADDLEANENPAGAGGGR, encoded by the coding sequence ATGGAACGAAAAGAACTGCTCACGGTAGAAGGAATCAGGAAAGAGTACGGAATAGGGCGCGAGACTGCCTACCGCTTGATGAAGCGGCTTCCCCACATCAAGGTGGGACAGGTCATGATGATGCGCCGTTCTGACCTCGAGGCGTATCTGGCCGAAGCCGCTCGTTGGCGCCGGGATATTCGGGCGGACGACCTCGAGGCCAATGAAAACCCCGCCGGGGCTGGCGGGGGGCGCTAG
- a CDS encoding VOC family protein codes for MYTTRLAYVHLTVRHLEAAVTFYTRFLDLQLVERFGQTSLLVSSENPAHYELALSEGEPSGAVTLGFVLASEEDFESARDFIRLEGVPHKLEDRGTALVLGLQDPDGNTVELVLDRRGRGGRAFWRGESKPYGQG; via the coding sequence ATGTATACCACCCGACTGGCGTATGTTCATCTCACCGTGCGGCATCTCGAGGCTGCCGTAACCTTCTACACTCGCTTTCTGGACTTACAGCTAGTGGAGCGCTTTGGCCAGACCTCGCTGTTGGTCTCCTCGGAGAACCCGGCCCATTACGAGCTGGCCCTGAGCGAAGGCGAACCCAGCGGTGCGGTAACCCTGGGGTTTGTCCTTGCTTCTGAAGAGGATTTTGAGTCGGCGCGGGATTTTATTCGGCTCGAGGGGGTGCCCCACAAGCTGGAAGATCGGGGCACTGCCCTGGTGTTGGGCCTGCAAGACCCCGACGGCAACACCGTAGAACTGGTTTTGGATCGGCGCGGGCGTGGGGGACGGGCCTTCTGGCGGGGGGAGAGCAAACCCTACGGGCAGGGTTGA
- a CDS encoding sigma factor-like helix-turn-helix DNA-binding protein: MSKKTAGQFFLNQGILPDTLTERLEKLFPVERQVLLARAVGETLRDIGAYLDMTAEGVRQVERRALRKLKNNGQESPEEAEGRRFRLAVEQRYQKPLEVVVKRLPKAERELILAHANGELLANLAPTLGLSITEAIALRDKAVSSLLGEERGSRAGKWIELKAAVVAALNQSPLTYEELEARFPMSRRRLMKLMQELVNEGRAELSDEYPFRFLGVEQLNQ, from the coding sequence ATGTCCAAAAAAACGGCGGGACAGTTCTTTTTGAACCAAGGCATCTTGCCCGACACCCTAACCGAACGCCTGGAAAAGCTTTTCCCGGTCGAGCGCCAGGTGTTGCTGGCTCGAGCTGTGGGAGAAACCTTGCGGGACATTGGAGCCTACCTCGATATGACCGCCGAAGGGGTGCGCCAGGTGGAGCGCCGGGCCCTGCGAAAACTCAAAAACAACGGCCAAGAGTCGCCGGAGGAAGCAGAGGGTCGGCGCTTTCGCTTGGCGGTCGAACAGCGCTACCAGAAGCCGTTAGAGGTGGTGGTTAAGCGCCTGCCCAAAGCCGAGCGCGAGCTGATATTGGCCCATGCCAACGGCGAATTGCTGGCCAACCTGGCCCCTACCCTGGGCCTGAGTATCACCGAGGCTATCGCCCTGCGCGATAAGGCGGTGTCGAGTTTGTTGGGCGAGGAGCGCGGCTCGAGGGCCGGCAAATGGATCGAGCTGAAAGCGGCGGTGGTGGCGGCCTTGAACCAAAGCCCCCTGACCTACGAGGAGCTCGAGGCGCGTTTTCCCATGTCCCGCCGTCGGCTGATGAAGCTGATGCAGGAGCTGGTGAACGAGGGCCGGGCCGAGCTAAGCGACGAATACCCGTTTCGCTTTTTGGGTGTGGAACAGCTCAACCAATAG
- the pilM gene encoding type IV pilus assembly protein PilM, producing the protein MRDFFGGLLRPRVEALGLEIGSANIKMVELSGTPPSLKNLSIRPTPPGVIQEGSITEPGALADVIKEMLAEMRTRKRYVVTAASNLAVITRTLQVPKMPLKQMEEAVRWEAERYIPFPIDEVVLDYAPLDPLEAIPDGEQMDVVVGAARQETVASLVEALKASGLEPLVIDVKPFAGLRTLNTRLIATDREPITLFLEIGAESSALVLTRGERLLLNRVINLSGKDFTAAISKAFNLDLMAAEDAKKNYGLATIPTEDEDLLLDFDAERERFNPARMYDAIRPVLVELTTELRRSLEFFRVQVGDLGVDQGFVAGGGSKLRSLVPLLADTLGIPLEIADPWQGIQIDKSRFDLEYLRGLSPEFTVPVGLALRGVNPLD; encoded by the coding sequence GTGCGTGATTTTTTTGGCGGGTTGCTGAGACCCAGGGTCGAGGCGCTTGGCCTCGAGATCGGATCGGCCAACATCAAGATGGTCGAGCTGTCCGGAACACCCCCCAGCCTGAAGAACCTAAGCATCAGGCCCACCCCACCGGGGGTTATCCAGGAGGGTTCGATCACCGAGCCGGGTGCTTTAGCCGATGTGATCAAAGAGATGCTGGCCGAAATGCGCACCCGCAAGCGGTATGTGGTCACGGCTGCCAGCAACCTGGCTGTGATTACCCGTACCCTGCAGGTACCTAAGATGCCCCTCAAGCAGATGGAAGAGGCGGTGCGCTGGGAGGCCGAGCGCTATATCCCTTTCCCGATTGACGAGGTGGTACTGGATTACGCCCCTCTAGACCCTCTCGAGGCCATTCCAGATGGCGAGCAGATGGACGTGGTGGTAGGGGCCGCCCGACAAGAAACCGTGGCCAGCCTGGTCGAGGCCCTCAAGGCTTCCGGTCTGGAGCCCCTGGTGATTGACGTGAAGCCTTTCGCCGGCTTGCGTACCCTGAACACTCGCCTGATCGCCACCGACCGCGAGCCCATTACCTTGTTCTTAGAGATTGGGGCCGAGTCCTCAGCCCTGGTACTCACCCGGGGCGAGCGGCTGCTTCTGAACCGCGTGATCAACCTCTCGGGCAAGGACTTCACCGCCGCCATCTCCAAGGCTTTCAACCTCGACCTAATGGCCGCCGAGGACGCCAAGAAAAACTACGGTCTGGCCACCATTCCCACCGAGGACGAAGACCTTCTGCTGGACTTCGACGCCGAACGCGAGCGCTTCAACCCGGCGCGCATGTACGATGCGATCCGCCCGGTGTTGGTCGAGCTCACCACCGAGTTGCGTCGAAGCCTGGAGTTCTTCCGGGTGCAAGTAGGCGACCTGGGTGTGGATCAGGGCTTTGTGGCCGGGGGGGGCAGCAAGCTGCGCAGCCTGGTGCCACTCTTGGCCGATACGCTGGGCATTCCACTGGAAATCGCCGACCCCTGGCAGGGTATCCAAATCGATAAGAGCCGCTTCGATCTGGAATACCTGCGCGGTCTGTCGCCCGAGTTTACGGTTCCGGTGGGTCTGGCTCTACGGGGGGTGAACCCGCTTGATTAA
- a CDS encoding HD domain-containing phosphohydrolase: MLRGLALPPLKVLVFILGLFLGLTGLLYVLAQVPNPNSYRFEVLDVVFWAALVFVARRTAIKLPFNAAMSHVFIVALASVTMFPAWLATVLPFLFTFNKDIGKSSYPWYKEVFNRTQSALATGGAALAWWWVQSQGQMWALHPAALDFVGILAASLAYFVVNIFAVTYVIHLSTGTSLRKVWFENFGWLWVSYLVQAPVGLLLAKAYQTPLVGGWGGFTVLFMMLLLYFSRYYWDEKVRLEESFDETIEVLVSALDAKDPFTRLHSERVAAIAQSLAQKAGLDEQDLKRITYAARIHDIGKVAIPDAVLLKPDKLTEEEFKLIKTHPVKGLEVLKPMLDRLPQEVRWVIRHHHERWDGTGYPEGLKGENIPLWARIVSLADAYEAMTAGRAYTRAKTPQEALNEIIMHAGRQFDPQLASFFETLWLEDLIWKDREEFLRRYTLPAHLSALSSPSGSEPASATSPTSSSKRRGPL; this comes from the coding sequence GTGCTCCGCGGACTCGCACTTCCTCCCCTCAAAGTCCTGGTGTTTATCCTTGGCCTGTTTCTGGGCCTGACGGGCCTGCTCTATGTGCTTGCCCAGGTGCCCAACCCCAACAGCTACCGCTTCGAGGTGCTGGATGTGGTTTTCTGGGCAGCCCTGGTCTTTGTAGCCAGAAGAACCGCCATCAAACTCCCGTTCAACGCCGCCATGTCGCACGTCTTCATCGTCGCCCTGGCCTCGGTGACGATGTTTCCAGCCTGGCTCGCAACCGTACTCCCTTTCTTATTTACCTTCAACAAAGATATCGGCAAAAGCTCGTATCCCTGGTACAAGGAAGTATTCAACCGCACCCAGTCTGCGCTGGCTACCGGCGGCGCCGCGCTGGCCTGGTGGTGGGTGCAGTCCCAGGGCCAAATGTGGGCGCTCCACCCCGCCGCCCTGGACTTTGTGGGCATCCTGGCGGCCTCGCTGGCCTACTTTGTGGTCAACATCTTTGCCGTTACCTACGTCATCCACCTCTCCACCGGAACCAGCCTGCGCAAGGTCTGGTTCGAGAACTTTGGCTGGCTCTGGGTGAGCTACCTGGTGCAAGCCCCGGTGGGGCTGCTCCTGGCCAAGGCCTACCAGACGCCCCTGGTGGGGGGGTGGGGTGGGTTCACGGTGCTTTTTATGATGCTGCTGCTCTACTTCTCGCGCTACTACTGGGACGAGAAGGTCCGGCTGGAGGAGTCCTTCGACGAGACCATCGAGGTGCTGGTGTCGGCGCTCGACGCCAAAGACCCCTTTACCCGGCTGCACTCCGAGCGGGTAGCGGCCATTGCCCAAAGCCTGGCCCAAAAGGCGGGGTTGGACGAACAAGACCTCAAGCGCATTACCTATGCGGCCCGCATTCACGACATCGGCAAGGTGGCCATTCCCGACGCAGTCTTGCTTAAGCCCGACAAGCTAACCGAAGAGGAGTTCAAGCTTATCAAAACCCACCCCGTTAAGGGCCTGGAAGTGCTCAAGCCCATGCTAGACCGCCTGCCCCAGGAGGTGCGCTGGGTAATCCGGCACCACCACGAGCGCTGGGACGGTACCGGCTACCCCGAAGGCCTGAAGGGCGAAAACATCCCGCTCTGGGCCCGGATTGTCTCGCTGGCCGATGCCTACGAGGCCATGACCGCAGGGCGGGCCTACACCCGCGCCAAGACCCCCCAGGAAGCCCTTAATGAGATAATCATGCATGCAGGGCGGCAGTTCGACCCGCAGCTTGCCAGTTTCTTCGAGACGTTGTGGCTCGAAGACCTCATCTGGAAAGATAGGGAGGAGTTCCTACGACGCTATACCTTGCCAGCGCACTTGTCGGCATTGTCCTCGCCCTCGGGTTCCGAGCCAGCCTCCGCGACCTCGCCCACCTCGAGCTCAAAGCGGCGTGGGCCTTTGTAG
- a CDS encoding flagellar protein FliT: MIKLNLLPKNLRRRVEPGWWRLAAAAVVLAVLGTVAFLHFSTLSRVQALQNQRDQLQVEVDVLRPFIAEQNRLNQQQRELEQLLAVRNQLRERFVPWSDNLAQVINQIPREGRRFGVALRSIGTKALTPQEVQSNVQNGVYDGKPVNVEFNLQGEAIGQNALIRFVEAFETSPRFGINFQNASLDQQRQLYTFGATVGLVGQPPATASNTTGGEGSGSPSR, encoded by the coding sequence TTGATTAAACTCAACCTCCTCCCTAAAAACCTGCGTCGGCGGGTCGAGCCCGGCTGGTGGCGGTTGGCTGCGGCTGCGGTGGTATTGGCGGTGCTGGGAACGGTCGCTTTCTTGCACTTTTCCACCCTATCACGGGTGCAAGCCCTCCAAAACCAACGCGACCAGCTACAAGTAGAAGTAGACGTGCTGCGGCCCTTTATCGCCGAGCAGAACCGCCTCAACCAGCAACAGCGCGAGCTCGAGCAGCTTCTTGCAGTACGCAATCAACTACGCGAGCGCTTTGTGCCCTGGTCGGATAACCTGGCCCAGGTAATCAACCAAATCCCCCGCGAGGGCCGTCGTTTCGGGGTGGCCCTGCGTAGCATCGGCACCAAGGCCCTTACACCCCAGGAAGTACAGAGCAACGTACAAAACGGGGTCTACGATGGCAAACCGGTCAATGTGGAGTTCAACCTTCAAGGCGAGGCCATCGGCCAGAACGCCCTGATTCGTTTCGTAGAGGCTTTCGAGACCTCGCCGCGCTTTGGCATCAACTTCCAGAACGCCAGCCTCGACCAGCAACGCCAGCTCTACACCTTTGGCGCTACGGTGGGTCTGGTCGGCCAGCCCCCGGCGACCGCCAGCAACACGACAGGAGGTGAAGGCAGTGGTAGCCCTTCTCGCTAG